DNA from Marinitoga hydrogenitolerans DSM 16785:
GACGCTTTAAATGATATTAGAAATTTAGAAAAAAGCATTGAAGTTTCTAAAAGAAGAAATATTCACGTTCAAGGCGCTATTTCATACACAATAAGCCCTGTTCATAACCTTGAATTTTATTTAGATTTTGCTAAAAGTTTAATAGAAAAAGGTGTAGATTCTATTGTTATAAAAGATATGGCTGGATTATTAACTCCAAAAATGGCTTACCAATTAGTTTCAGAATTAAAGAAAAAGTTTAATATTCCTATAGAATTACATTCCCACAATACCGCAGGAATGGCATCAATAGCTTATCAGGCTGCAATAGACGCCGGAGTAGATTATATAGATACAGCATTAAGCCCTTTTGCAAATGCAAGTTCTCAACCAGCAGTTGAACCTTTTAATTTTGCACTGGGAGAACCGTTAAACTCTGATTCTTTATACGATTTGGCTAATTATTTCTGGAAAATTAGAGATAATCATAAGGAAAATGATATGAGAATGGTTTCTATTGATTCAAGGATACTAAAGGCTCAGATACCTGGAGGAATGTTTTCAAATTTGGTTTCACAATTAAAATCTCAAAAAATGATTCATTTGCTGGATGATGTCTTAAAGGAAGTTCCAAGAGTGCGAAAAGATTTAGGATATCCACCTTTGGTTACACCTACTAGCCAAATTGTCGGGGTTCAAGCTGTTTTAAATGTAATGTATAAAGAACGCTATAAAGCTATTACAAATGAAGTTAAAAATTATTTAAAGGGTATGTATGGCCATCCTCCTGCTCCAGTTGATGAAGACTTATTAAAAAAAGCATTAGGAAATGAAAAACCAATTACATGCAGACCCGCTGATTTGTTAGAACCTGAAGTTAATAAAGCAAGAGAAGAAATATGTGCATTAGCTGAAAATGATGAAGACTTGTTAACTTATATATTATTTGGTGAAGTTGGAAAGAACTATTTAAAGAAAAAATACGAGAAAGAAATTCAAGTTGATTTTGAATTGGTTGAAGAAAATGAAGCATTTTCCGATGATGAAAGCGTTTATCCAGTATAAAAATAGCTTATATAAATAATATTTTTACTAATTTAAAATAAGCTCAAGCAAAAGCTTGAGCTTATTTTTCAATATATAGGTATTGGTAATGGAATTTTAAGCCAATAAAAGGTTGTAAGTTCAATTTTTAGTGATAATGAAAATTTATAGCTTTTTGTTTTTAAATTATAGTTATAATCAATATTTCCACTAATACCATCAAAACCATATTTTCCATCTAAAACATAAAAATATGGATACCATATTTTTTTAGATATCTTTACTCCTGGAATTAAATTTCCTGAAGTATCATAATATAAATACGGTTCTGTTTTTAAAGATAACAGATCAAATGTTGTTGATTGTTGAATGAAATAATTATCATTTTTATAACCCATTAGTGTACTTGATTCATAATAATTTTGAGTATTTATTTTATACGGATTTTTCACTAAAATCATTGCTATACTTTTGTTTATTATATCTAAATTTTCTATTTCCAAATTAGTATTAATGAGTAAATAGTTTTTTCTTTTCATAAAAAACTCAAACCTTTTAGAGACATTTATATTAGTATATAACTTACTATTTGTATAGTCAAGCCTTACAAAATTTTCTGTATATTTATTGAGATAAAAACCAATTATTGGAGTTATTGTATTAAAATCTGTTAATATTGCACCACCTATTCCATAATTCAATCCTTCACTTAAGGATATATATCCTATACCATATTTTTCATTTTCAATATAAGGAAATATAAAGCTATATTTCAATGGTTCATTATAAATTTCTAAATGTTCAGGTATCATAATTTCATTTTTAATATTTATTGTTTTATTTACTGTTTTTATATTCTTTATTTTTGTTTTCTCCACATTCTTTTTAGATAAATGATACCCTTCTGAATCATAAAATAAAAAATACAAATCATTATTTAATACTACAGGATAAAATGCTCCATATATATGATTTGTTAATTTGTTTACTTCGTTATTTTCTAAATTCATT
Protein-coding regions in this window:
- a CDS encoding pyruvate carboxylase subunit B, yielding MTKFVDTTLRDGQQSIIATRMKTSEFEPMLNKFDEIGFHSMEVWGGATYDSCIRYLDEDPWERLKIIRKKLKNTQIQMLLRGQNIVGYRNYADDVVELFINKVADYGMDIIRVFDALNDIRNLEKSIEVSKRRNIHVQGAISYTISPVHNLEFYLDFAKSLIEKGVDSIVIKDMAGLLTPKMAYQLVSELKKKFNIPIELHSHNTAGMASIAYQAAIDAGVDYIDTALSPFANASSQPAVEPFNFALGEPLNSDSLYDLANYFWKIRDNHKENDMRMVSIDSRILKAQIPGGMFSNLVSQLKSQKMIHLLDDVLKEVPRVRKDLGYPPLVTPTSQIVGVQAVLNVMYKERYKAITNEVKNYLKGMYGHPPAPVDEDLLKKALGNEKPITCRPADLLEPEVNKAREEICALAENDEDLLTYILFGEVGKNYLKKKYEKEIQVDFELVEENEAFSDDESVYPV